In Neochlamydia sp. AcF84, one genomic interval encodes:
- a CDS encoding DUF294 nucleotidyltransferase-like domain-containing protein, with protein MNQFSSDPFRIHPLIFPAFENNEKYSSYSTRDTTAYRDISFKIFKELGLQDLCQAKLVCKEWKHLIEGGSLAIKAYTLALKLFIQKGNPIKQAFCIEKLGDIYLGKDSTKALLQAVGLYNYSLRISSEGQQKIIKEKLFNAQRLLTRICGGKSLSNELIEKQFEGNREVLKNFREEIEKEIQVLSENPSPQEVRKLYRDIAKGVKSFFSILANQAIDVLGDAPCEYAMIGFGSLAREEMTPYSDLEFGVLIQEDTLINKKYFRDFTNLLHLQVINLGETILPALNIPCLKAIHFFDGITPRGFAFDGAGVEGKGCKTPLGNGKTFELIQTPEKMAQYIAQDENGEWWHEKEPHLPMELLTFTHLLGNEELTEQYRQSVQHKLATPYQQDFDLRQYLAKKHLIQADMISFNPNLNDLRRQGMLFRAKEDFYRFPHLALDRLALFIKVTASNTFSRLAQLNEQGILTDEAAEKLEEWMSIALLMRLRTYSYYQSQKEMMNPLIKLFGFEDPALIRKQFALNPKLLKKVERIYSIFIREIA; from the coding sequence ATGAATCAGTTCTCATCAGATCCTTTCCGTATTCATCCCTTAATTTTTCCAGCTTTTGAAAATAATGAAAAATATTCTAGTTACTCAACAAGAGATACCACAGCCTATAGAGATATTAGTTTTAAGATATTCAAAGAACTGGGGTTACAAGATCTATGCCAAGCTAAATTAGTCTGTAAGGAATGGAAACATTTAATTGAAGGTGGCTCTTTAGCCATAAAAGCTTATACTCTAGCTTTAAAACTTTTTATTCAAAAAGGTAACCCTATTAAGCAAGCTTTTTGCATAGAAAAACTAGGCGATATTTATTTAGGCAAAGATAGTACTAAAGCATTGCTTCAAGCCGTAGGGCTATACAATTACTCCTTACGTATTTCTTCGGAAGGTCAACAAAAGATTATCAAAGAAAAACTTTTTAATGCGCAGCGCCTACTTACTAGAATTTGTGGAGGAAAATCTTTAAGCAATGAATTAATAGAAAAACAATTTGAAGGTAATCGCGAAGTATTAAAAAATTTTAGAGAAGAAATAGAGAAGGAGATTCAAGTACTGTCCGAAAATCCCTCCCCTCAAGAAGTAAGAAAGCTTTATAGAGATATTGCAAAGGGTGTAAAAAGCTTTTTTAGCATTCTAGCTAACCAAGCCATTGATGTCTTAGGCGATGCACCTTGTGAGTATGCCATGATAGGCTTTGGCTCGTTAGCTAGAGAAGAGATGACTCCTTATTCTGATCTAGAATTTGGGGTTCTTATACAAGAAGATACTCTTATAAATAAAAAGTATTTTAGGGATTTTACAAATCTACTTCACTTGCAGGTTATCAACTTAGGCGAAACGATTCTTCCTGCATTGAACATTCCTTGCTTAAAAGCCATCCATTTTTTTGATGGTATTACGCCACGCGGCTTTGCTTTTGATGGTGCAGGGGTAGAAGGAAAAGGGTGTAAAACTCCTTTAGGCAATGGTAAAACATTTGAGCTTATCCAAACCCCTGAAAAGATGGCCCAATATATTGCTCAAGATGAAAATGGAGAGTGGTGGCATGAAAAAGAGCCTCATCTTCCTATGGAGCTATTAACCTTCACTCACTTGTTAGGCAACGAGGAGCTAACCGAGCAATATAGACAAAGTGTTCAACACAAACTCGCTACTCCTTATCAACAAGATTTTGATCTTCGTCAATACTTAGCTAAAAAGCATTTGATCCAGGCAGATATGATATCTTTTAATCCAAACCTAAATGATCTAAGAAGACAAGGTATGCTTTTTAGAGCTAAAGAGGACTTCTACCGTTTTCCTCATCTAGCTTTAGATCGCTTGGCTCTGTTTATAAAAGTGACTGCTTCAAATACCTTTTCCAGGCTTGCTCAGTTAAATGAGCAAGGGATTTTAACGGATGAGGCTGCTGAAAAGCTAGAGGAGTGGATGAGCATAGCATTGCTTATGCGCCTTAGAACCTATTCCTACTATCAATCCCAGAAAGAGATGATGAACCCTTTAATTAAACTCTTCGGATTTGAGGATCCAGCTCTTATTAGAAAACAGTTTGCTTTAAATCCGAAATTATTAAAAAAAGTAGAAAGAATTTATAGTATTTTTATCAGGGAAATTGCATGA